The Thermomicrobiales bacterium DNA window TTCGCGAGATCGACCCCTTCGATCGTCGGGGCCGCGAGCTCGAACACAAGTCGATACCAGCCGGGCAACGCCGGAAAGCTGTCGATTTCGTCGATGGTGTGACCACGGGCGTCCCGCAACGGCAGGCTGAGCGAGACGCGCAGGTCGCTGGCGGGATTGCGGCCATGATTGCCGATGATGAGCGTCGGCGGATCGGAATTCGCGACCGTGGCAAAGAGAACCGGACGCGATTCGTTCGCCATCGCGGCACGCATCTCGGCGGTCTGCTGCTGCATCTGAACAGTTTGCGCGTGGAGGGCGGTCAACGACTCGACCGTAGCGTCCGACTCGCGGGTCATTTGCGCAACGGTGGCGCGTTGATAGTACGCGGCAAACACAATGCCCAGGAAGAGACCAACGATCGCCAGCACATCGACTGTCTGTTCGTATGTCATCGCGCCTGCTCATATCCAACGGTCACGGGTTTGATGATCACCACGTTACCGGGGAGTTCTCGAAGTTGCAATGGCGCTGCAGCAGACGATTGGGCTTGAATCAATTGCCCAAGTGTGCGAACATTTGTTCGCACACTGGGAGGGGTCCTATGCTCGAACGCGCCAGCGGCCAATTCATCGTCGACGGTCAGGTGGAAGACATCCTGGGCGGCATCAGTGGAGCGCCACGCATCGCCCGCATCAGCCAGAGTTGCCGGTTCACCGGCCAACTGGAAGGCGAAAGCATGGCGGAGTTCACCGCGGTGCTCCCGCGCGAGGGAGACGGCCGCTTCCACGGCTTCCAACGGGTCTATGGCCGATTGGGCGAGCGGGAAGGCGCCTTCGTCCTCAGCGTGACCGGCACGTACACCAACGGGCAACCGCGTGGCGAATGGACCATCGTGCCAAGATCGGGATCGGGCGACTTTGCGCATATCCGCGGCAGCGGCACGTTTTCTCTGCCAGATGGCAAGCCAGGTCGGTATCGACTCGAATTCGATCTGCGCAAGCCGCGTGCCGCAACGAAGACAGCCACAGCGGACGTCGAGGCGCCGGAGCCGGTTGCCGAGTCTGAAATGCGGGAAGCCGCGACGGAGAGCCGGAAACGGAAACCGGGCACGAGAGCAGCAACATCGGCAGACGAGACAAGTACCACGGCTTCGCCGAGGCGAACCCGGCCGCGCACGGCAGCACCACCAGCCGCCCCGGTCGAGAACGTCGTCGATCCCCCGAAACCCAGGCGAACGCGGAAAGCGGCTCCGCCACCCATTCCGGCTCCCATTGCTGCCTCAGCCGATCCAGCCCCGGAGAAAACATCCTCGAGGCCATCGCGACGCAAGCAGCTCCCGCCGCCGGCCCCGGTTGCCATCCCGGTCCCTGAACCGACACCGGTTCGCAAACGGCGCGCCAAGGCCGCCTGAGCGTCTCAGGCAGAGCCGCCGGCGCCGGTGTCACGGGCGGGTTCTGCTCCGCAGCCGATCGGGCAATCGACGGCAACGAAAAAAGCGCCAGGGCGCTTGCCCCGGCGCTTTGCGATTTCGTCGAGCAGGCGTTATGCCTTGCGGCCCATGAGGTATGCATACCCCCACGAAACCACGAACGCGCCGATGACGCCAAGGATCAGGCTGCCGATCGACCAGTCGATAACGAACTTCTCATCATCGATCCAGCCCCAGACAATGCCGCCCAAGACCGCGCCGATGATGCCAAGGATGATGTTGGCAATCCATCCTTGCTGGCTATCTGTGCCGGCAAGCTTGCTGCCAAGCCAACCGACCAGGGCGCCGAAGATAACCCAGGAAATCAACCCCATGGAACCCAACCTCCTCTGAACTACTCTCCACGCCAGCGTCTTTGCTGGTCCGCCCCAGCAGTTGCACTCGTGCGCCATCTCATAATGCTGTTCCCAACTGACAACGTCAAGAGGGTAGGCGCTCGCAAATGCGCGAATTTCGTGCGTACGAATGCTACTGCTCGGGATGTAGTATGCCATTTTCGGCACAAGCCGCGCAGAACGCTGTCACGCTGGGGATTCCCTGTGCGCTAGTCGGCGTCCATAGCGGCTGGAGCGATGGGGAGGCGCACAGTGAACTTGGTGCCACGGCCCACTTCACTTTCGACCGCTACCGATCCCCCATGCGCCTGCACGAGCGATGCGACGATCGCGAGTCCCAACCCGGTCCCGCCACGGCTGCGCACCCGACCCGGATCCGCGCGCCAGAAGCGCTCGAAAACACGCTCCTGATCTTCCCGGGGAATACCGGGGCCCTCGTCCTCGACCGAGATGTCGACGAATCCCGGTTCCGGCGCCACCACCACATG harbors:
- a CDS encoding DUF3224 domain-containing protein translates to MLERASGQFIVDGQVEDILGGISGAPRIARISQSCRFTGQLEGESMAEFTAVLPREGDGRFHGFQRVYGRLGEREGAFVLSVTGTYTNGQPRGEWTIVPRSGSGDFAHIRGSGTFSLPDGKPGRYRLEFDLRKPRAATKTATADVEAPEPVAESEMREAATESRKRKPGTRAATSADETSTTASPRRTRPRTAAPPAAPVENVVDPPKPRRTRKAAPPPIPAPIAASADPAPEKTSSRPSRRKQLPPPAPVAIPVPEPTPVRKRRAKAA
- a CDS encoding GlsB/YeaQ/YmgE family stress response membrane protein; the protein is MGLISWVIFGALVGWLGSKLAGTDSQQGWIANIILGIIGAVLGGIVWGWIDDEKFVIDWSIGSLILGVIGAFVVSWGYAYLMGRKA